In Xanthocytophaga agilis, the genomic stretch TGGCGCTGGTATTTTCAGTACCATTGGGCGTGCGAGTTTTAATGGCGGGCCTGCAGTTTCCTTATTGTTTGTCTTTGTAGCAATTGCCTGTGTATTTACCGCTTTATGTTATGCCCAGTTCGCATCTACTGTTCCAGTAAGTGGTAGTGCTTATACCTATGCCTATGTTTCCTTTGGCGAAATATTTGCCTGGATAATTGGATGGGCATTGATTTTGGAGTATGCAGTTTCTAATATGGTGGTAGCCATTTCCTGGTCAGAATATTTTTCTTCAATGCTTAGTGGGTTTGGTGTAGAACTGCCTCGATGGATTACTACAGACCCAATTTCTTCTGGTAGAGCATTTGCAGAGATGCAGGAGGCTATTCAGAATAATACCTTGAATGAGCTTCCTTCTAATACACGCATTCTGGCTGAGGCTTACCAGAATGCACCTTCTATTGGAGGTGTTAAAGTATTGCTTGACCTTCCCGCAGGGATAATTACTGCTTTGGTTACATGGCTCGTATATATGGGAATTAAAGAATCTCGCACAACCAGTAATATCCTGGTAGTATTAAAACTAGCTGTAATCTTATTGGTGATTTTTGCAGGGGCCTTTTTTGTAAAACCTGAAAATTGGTCTCCTTTTGCTCCAAATGGTGTAAATGGTGTCTTGAGTAGCGTTGCGGCAGTATTCTTTGCTTTTATTGGATTTGACTCTATCTCTACTACAGCTGAAGAATGTAGTAATCCTCAAAGAGATTTGCCCAGAGCAATGATTTACTCCTTGATTATTTGTACAACGTTATATGTTATCATTACCTTGGTGCTTACAGGTATGGTTAATTACAAAGATTTAAAAGTAGATGATCCATTGGCTTATGTATTTTCCAGAGTGAATATGGATTTTATTGCTGGGGTTATCTCTGTAAGTGCTGTAGTGGCTATAACGAGTGCATTGTTAGTGTATCAATTGGGGCAACCACGGATTTGGATGACAATGAGTCGGGATGGTCTTTTGTGGAAGAAATTCAGTGAAATTCACCCTACATACAAGACTCCAGGCTTCGCTACTATTATTACAGGTTTGCTAGTAGCAATTCCATCTTTGTTTCTTGATATGCAGTTCTTTGTTGACTTGACAAGTGTAGGTACTTTCTTTGCTTTTATTATGGTATGTGGAGGTGTATTGTATATGGATAAGAAAGGACTGAGCAAAGATTCTAAATTTAAAATGCCTCGCATCAGTGGAAAGTATATAGTAGGGTTGTTGTTTGGTATTGGGTTATATTTTGCGTTAAAGCAGGAAAACTATATGCAGACTTTAGAAGAGAAGCCATTATTGATTGTTTTCTGGATTACGTGGCTGGTGCTGTCTGTATTGAGCTTCCTCTATGACTTTCTGCTTATTCCTGTATTGGGAATATTAACCAACTTGTATCTCATGACAGAGTTGGGATTATCTAACTGGATTATGTTTGTTATCTGGTTAATCATTGGCTTAGTTATTTATTTTGCTTATGGTTATAAGAAAAGCAAACTAGCTGCTACTAAAATGCAGAGTATCTAATAAAATAAAAAAGGTAATAAGTTTAACAGATAAGGCAACTCATCTAATGGGTTGCCTTATCTGTTAAAAATAGATATCTGAATAAACTATTTTGTTAAATAATCTTGAAAAAAGAAAAGTGTAATATGAAATTATTATATTTGTTAGAGGCCCGAAAATTTTTCTGCAAGCGAAGTCTCTAAAGCAATAGTATTTCTTCTTTCTATTTTCTGATTCTATAAACAGCGTATTGGTTAGTGTTTATGAGTAAACGCAGAAGGAACTTTCTGGTTGTGGGTATAGGTGGTCTGGCTGTCCTTATTTTTTTATGGATAAGACCACACAAAAAGGTAGACTTCAATGCAGAGGTACGTCCTATTATAAATACCAAGTGTATTTCCTGTCATGGTGGGGTAAAAGAAAGTGGTGGATTTAGCCTGTTTTCCCGCGAAGATGCCTTAAAACCGACAAAGTCCGGTAAACCTGCAATTATACCTGGTGATCCAGATGACAGTGAGTTTATGAAGAGGCTGGTACATGCTGATCCGGAAGAGCGCATGCCCTATCATGCAGAACCACTAAAGCCAGAAGAAATCGAAATACTACGACAGTGGATTGCTGATGGGGCTAACTGGCAGGATCATTGGGCATACCTGAAGCCAGTAAAACCTGAAATTCCAACCATAGATACTA encodes the following:
- a CDS encoding amino acid permease; translation: MKNLFRKKTVGQILTDLSTRESEHGGLNRMLKVRDLTSFGIAAIIGAGIFSTIGRASFNGGPAVSLLFVFVAIACVFTALCYAQFASTVPVSGSAYTYAYVSFGEIFAWIIGWALILEYAVSNMVVAISWSEYFSSMLSGFGVELPRWITTDPISSGRAFAEMQEAIQNNTLNELPSNTRILAEAYQNAPSIGGVKVLLDLPAGIITALVTWLVYMGIKESRTTSNILVVLKLAVILLVIFAGAFFVKPENWSPFAPNGVNGVLSSVAAVFFAFIGFDSISTTAEECSNPQRDLPRAMIYSLIICTTLYVIITLVLTGMVNYKDLKVDDPLAYVFSRVNMDFIAGVISVSAVVAITSALLVYQLGQPRIWMTMSRDGLLWKKFSEIHPTYKTPGFATIITGLLVAIPSLFLDMQFFVDLTSVGTFFAFIMVCGGVLYMDKKGLSKDSKFKMPRISGKYIVGLLFGIGLYFALKQENYMQTLEEKPLLIVFWITWLVLSVLSFLYDFLLIPVLGILTNLYLMTELGLSNWIMFVIWLIIGLVIYFAYGYKKSKLAATKMQSI